The sequence ATCTAGAATGATAAAATCAAATTGATTAGACAGGGCTAACTCATAACCGACTGCACCATCTTCCGCCGATATTACTTCATAGCCGTCTTTTTCTAAGTTAAATGTCAACAACGTTACAATCGACGGTTCGTCGTCAACAACTAGTACTTTCTTCATCTATTTGGCTCCTTTAAATACGAAATAAACACAAGGTTATTTTATCATAGATTCACAGCTATCAAAAACTTTATGGAATGTTTCTAAAACTACTTTCAAAGCCAAAGAAATGGTATAATAAAAAAGATTGAAATGAGGGAAGCCAATGATTGGAATTAGCGCATGTCTTGGTGGGGTTTGCTGTCGCTATGATGGCCAAGCAAAAGAAATCACTGCCTTAAAAAAATTAGTAGAGAATGGCCAAGCAATGCTTGTCTGTCCAGAAGTCTTAGGTGGCTTACCAATTCCTCGAGAACCTGCTGAAATTAGCGGTGGAGACGGATTTGACGTTTGGAATGGTGATGCAAAAGTACTTACGAAAACTGGGGAAGACATGACCACTCTATTCAAACAAGGGGCAATCATAGCTTATCAAAAACTAGTTGAACAAAATATCACATCGATTATTTTAAAAGAAAATAGTCCGTCTTGCGGAAGTAAAAGTATTTACG is a genomic window of Enterococcus haemoperoxidus ATCC BAA-382 containing:
- a CDS encoding DUF523 domain-containing protein produces the protein MIGISACLGGVCCRYDGQAKEITALKKLVENGQAMLVCPEVLGGLPIPREPAEISGGDGFDVWNGDAKVLTKTGEDMTTLFKQGAIIAYQKLVEQNITSIILKENSPSCGSKSIYDGTFSGNHRNGAGVATAYFISRGLEVVSENDWQTVVDHEK